DNA sequence from the Acipenser ruthenus chromosome 8, fAciRut3.2 maternal haplotype, whole genome shotgun sequence genome:
GTCAATCTACCTAAATGAAAGGGACACCAGGAATATGTGCCTTGATTTCTTGTTTTTGTACCCTATGAACTTTGGGGACTCGTAGTAATTTACATTTCTGTAAAGTTAtagactttaaaataaattaatattttttggatgtctaataaatacatatattcttACCTTGGTGCAGACAAATAAATGCTTAGTCCCATGAACTTTATTCACGTTCAGCTGGTCTTGAGGTCGGCTGCATAGCATAATCCAACGctggcatttttctttttgtgacCTTGGTTTCGGAAAAGGGATGAACTTCACCCCTTGAATCCTCTCGGGATACCTTGTGTCGGAGTTGCAGGTACCCTAGGCACATCAGTAATTTAAGTGATAGTCTGACTGGCGTCTCAGTGTATTTCTATGGCACTTATTTGTTTGGTTGTTGGACCATGGAACAGATGTTCTTTGAGCTAGCGCTGTGATTGGTTGGGTGATGTCACCAGCGTAAGGTCAATTGGTGGGCAACATATATTTTTTACGGTAACCATCCATTCAGGGTATGTGAAGTAAGGATACCCGTAGGGGTCTAACTTGGGTTAATTTGACCCCTCTAGGCATTTGTACATTTCAtacctgtaaagaaaaaaatggtGTGTTCCCTGATCAGTTTTGCCAAAATGTGAATTTCTCTATTGACACACATAGTTATGTCCAAAAGATCGGCATCACCTAGTGTTTTAGGAttgagagaaaaaacaaatgtagaccttttatttaacattatgtgaTCAAAGacgctacaaaatgatatcgcaaaatcTACCGGGAGCCATAAttactaattttatttatttgaaatgccaacattttctatttgttttttgtcAAGTGTAGGGAAAACTACAAACCGttatgtagttcaatatgttaacataacattattcagcagatttgattcgattttatgaagcacaattagttaaatctgtagggtgatgcaaaacatttggccatagctgtatgtaaaCATTTCATGGGACCAATTTCATCCTTCCTCTGTATTGGTCTTCAAGGTTGACCCCATAGATTAAGTAAAGTCAGTATTTGAAAAGCCAACGCAAGTCAATTAGTTCTCAAGTACTACGCAGTGCACCATATAGTATCGTGAAATAAAGAAAACCCATATTTTACAGAATATTATGGGGGGCACATACTTTTCATATGAAAGGGATTTGTTATTGTTTCTTAGTATAGGTTATATAAGCAGCAGTAAAAACAGTACACCTGTTTTGCAAGACAGATGCAGCTGGGTAAGAGGTATTTGGCAAGATCTCAGCCAGTAACAAAAGACAAAcatgatcattttaaaatacgGCAGAACTGTGAACCACTGagagtgattgcaaacatcataaaggtAAGGGCAAGGTACAAACAAAGAACTATCCAAACAGGATTTATAGCTACATGTCTTGTAAGAGATCATAACTGACACAAATTTTTGATGGTAGAGAAGAAGTAGCTTTAATTAAGCAGCAGATTGAATATGCTGCCAAAACCTGCTTTGGAAACTACGATTCACTCAAAGTATTCACCTTATTACATTATCTGGTATTCTTGtaatggtttaatttaattgtagaGAATGTaaactgaacaaaacacaaatgcatataaaacaaaatgcacatttctttcagcatTCATGAGTGTAATTAAAGATTTAGAAtagctttttaattttaatatagtAAGCAGACATGTTTCAAATTACAGATTTACCACAGAGTTTATATGAATTATGTGGCCTGCCATCCAACTGTTTagtcctttaacacttctgtgtCAGATGTAGGGAGTTCAAGCATTTTCATGTAGATCCCATAATGCCGGGAGCTCAAGTATACTGCAAAGAGAGCCTGTAGTATGAATACAAAGCTCATTTTCCGCAGAACGGGTTGTGTGACTGAGATCCAGAAACGCATTACATTTCCCTTCTCTGGCATTGGAGCAGTGTTGTACCtggatgaaaataaatataattaactagtaaaaaataaaacaggttctTGTACACTGTTTTCTGTCATTTAGATCAAATTCATCACTGCTTTCAAACTTCTGTCTTTACCTAACAGATGTAATGGTCTTGGTGCAGAAACAAAGTCTTTTAAGAATCAAAGTAACTGTGGGTTAAACAACCAACTACTCAATTCAAAGCCAATCTACAGATAATGGTATCTTGACTGAAATTGTACATGAAGTAAGTTTAATAGAGCACCATCTATAACCATACTGTGCTGTGCAACAACAATGCTTTACAAATCAACTGacatttacatattttaggacAATTTTCACAACAGGCCAACTGTCTGTAAAGAAAAATATCATCCACTGCTGGTATAACCTAgacaatttatttatgttcacTGCATTTTACATCTGATGCACTGTATCACTTTCTGTTGTTCAAATAGTTACAGTGCATCAAGCAGTTGGAGAAAGTACAGCCTTTCATTTGTAGAGGCCAGGGTACAACCTCAGAATCCTATTCATTACTGATGTAATTATATATAAGTGCTGGATTTGACTTTAAATGGCACTAGATTAAATCCAGTGTGATGTAAACATGATTACCAGTATATTTGCCAATACCTTAGTCACAAGTTTTTAGGACCCTTTGTGGTCTTTGTTAATTGAAACTacagcactattttttttttatcaaataattTAGAACAATTATAGTGAACCCACCTTGTTGCAAGGCCTGCATTGACAGGTAAGGCTAGCAAGACTGGATAAAAGCCACCTATGACAGCACCAACCAGTCCACCTCTGACCATTGCACATGTAGGGCAGTTAAGGTCACCTACAAACGAGAGATAATTACTTAAAACATCACAATGAAATTATTTATTAACATGTGAAACAACACTTGCTTTACAGATGGAACACTGCATTAGGCTCTACTATTTTGGTCTAAAAATAATCatcaaaaaacgatttacattcATGTGAGATTTGCACACATGCTGCTCGACTTTCTAAATGATGCAATTATTTTGCCATTTAACATCTTAAAAGGAATCttaatcaaggttttaaaatccattttaaacCATGATTTTGCAAAgacaactacaaataaaaaaaaaaagttgcagactcttcctggtacctaatttAATTACTGAATGTACTTTATAACAATCTCACTCATATGGTCTGGCTGCAAACAGCCCATGTCGCAGAAAAAGTATCAGAATGCAGAATTCTACCTTGAACAAATGAAAAAAGAGTGGAGAACCAAAAGACTCATTAAAATGAAAGGGGAGGCAGTAATACTGGTAATAAAATGTTAGAAAATACTAATACAGTGTGAGCATTGGCTAGCTTCCAAAAAGATGTATTCTTATTTGGGGCACACGTTTATCTGTTGACAATTATTGAAAATGTAACCTAAAAAATTTGTAGGAACAGCTAAATACTAACCTGCAAGTAAAGGATTTGACA
Encoded proteins:
- the LOC117972957 gene encoding transmembrane protein 126A-like; this encodes MSENNTYTKPPLAVDVSKIPPKSVVTELLLKKFERLPETERKFFAYGPIYLGINGAFSGLIANSFFRRLLNVTQARFTSSLPMAVLPFLTTVAMYNAAVSNPLLAGDLNCPTCAMVRGGLVGAVIGGFYPVLLALPVNAGLATRYNTAPMPEKGNVMRFWISVTQPVLRKMSFVFILQALFAVYLSSRHYGIYMKMLELPTSDTEVLKD